The nucleotide sequence TCTTTGACGGCAATAATTGAAAGGCGTTCGTTTATGGCAATTCCCAGCTGGAGTGCGTAAACCTGCAGGTCCCCTGCACCGAGTACGGGAGTCTGGGCATCTATCATCTGGTTGATGAAGATGCCTCTCACATAGGTCAGAGAGCGCGGGTCAATCGACCAGACCGGATTACTGACTGGCATGATAAAGTCATCAAAACAGCGGTCACTGGGAAATTTATTGAGTAACGGAATACGGTCGCAGAGTGTGCAGGCATTGCAGTCGCATGGCTCACAACTGCAGACCGGAGTCTGGCAGGCACAGGTGGGACAGGTGCATCCGGAACCAGAGGGGCACAAAGCGGGATGTCCGGTGGGAGCTGTGATTAGCAGGTCCTCTGTTTCCGCCGGTGCAGCCAGGTTTGTTGAAGGTTTTGTGTCAGACTGTGCTGGTGTCGTCACAGGATCGACAAGGGGAGGTGCAGGAGCCGCTTCCAGGTCGATCACGCCTTGAGACAACACTTGCTCCAGTGTTTGAGGTTCAGCCGTTTCTTCAGCAAAAACTGCCGAAAGGCCGGCGTGTAATGTAAACATGGTCAAAAGCAGCAGCCCGAACCTCATGTTTTTCCCCCCATGGAAATGCAATAGATCAGTGATTCAAGTCTCATTCTTACTCTGTAGTCTTCTTCAGGTCTCAGGACTTATCGGCACTTATCACTTGAGAGAATAGGTATATAAAGTGGGGTTTATTTGTTTTATGGGATTGCATGGAAATGCCGCAGGTAGCGATTGTTACCGTTAAATAAAAAAGCACGTCTGTACGACGTGCTTTTTTATTCTGGTTTGAAATCGGAGCATAACAAGTTCTGCCAGCCTCCGAGTCTGAGTATTAGACTTATAGCCAGCCTTAGTGTAACGTCTCGAGGTCGATCTGGACCGAGTCTGGATCGAGAGATGCTACGGTTAAAAGTGATGTGCTCTAATGCATCAGTTGTTTTTCGAAATCGATATCGTATTTTTTCATCTTCTTATAGAGCGTGGTCCGGTTGATCCCCAGGGCTTTAGAGGTATTCTGCCGGTTCCAGCCGTTCGCTTCCAGAGCTTCAATAATGATCTGACGTTCCGGATTCGCCAGCGCCGTTTTCAGGGAACCGTTGCTTATGCGATTTTCCGGCGAAAGTGAGTATGACTGTTCCTGCCGAATCTGTTCTGGCAGATCATGCATGCGGATATAGTCACCTTTTGTCAATACAACGCAGCGTTCTACAACGTTGATCAGTTCGCGAACATTTCCCGGCCAGGAGTATTTCAGCATGGCCTGTGTGGCAGAAGCATCAAATCCGTTAATCGATTTTCCGATCTGTTCGTTATAGACCTTCAGGTAATGTTCAATCAACAGTGGTATGTCGCTGATGCGTTCCCGCAATGCCGGTTGAGTCAGGGTGATGACGTTGATTCGGTAATAGAGGTCCTGTCGGAACTCTCCTTTGGCCACCATTTCTTCCAGGTTCTGGTTGGTAGCGAGAATCAGACGGATGTCGACGGAGTGAGTGACATTATCGCCGACGGCTTCGAATTCCCGATCCTGTAAGACCCGCAGCAGTTTGACCTGCAGGCTGGGAGAAGCAGTCGCAATTTCGTCCAGGAACAGCGTGCCGCCATCTGCCTGCAGGAACTTTCCGATTTTGTCGTGGGACGCTCCGGTAAACGAACCGGCTTTGTGTCCAAACAGCTCACTTTCCAGTAATGAATCGGGCAGCGCACCACAGGCGACTTCGACGAAAGGTTGATTGCAGCGGTCACTTAACTGGTGGATAGCACGGGCGGTCATTGTTTTGCCTGTACCGTTTTCACCCAGAACGAGCACGGTAGTACGGGTATCTGCCACGCTTTCAATCAGATCGAACATTTTCTGCATTTTGTAATCCTGGCCGACAATGTTCGAGAGGCCGAATCGCTGATCAAGTTGTGCCTTGAGTGATTTGTTTTCTTCGACCACTTTGCGCTGGTCGAGGCAACGTTCGATCGTCAGGCTGAGTTCTTCGTCGATGACCGGTTTGGTCAGATATTCAAACGCGCCCAGGCGGATCGCTTCGACGGCGCTTTCTATGGTTCCATAACCAGTGAGCATAATGACCGCGGTATCCGGTGCATGGTCTTTAACCCATTCGAGCAGATGGAAACCATCCTGATCAGGCAGGTTCACATCACAGACAACAACCTGAAAAGGGAATTCCTTTAAACGCTCAATCGCATCCAGGCAACTGAGAGAAGTTTCGGTACGATGCCCGAGGCTCCTCAGATAATCAGCCATCGCTTCCAGAATATATTGATCGTCATCGACTACCAGTAATGAACCAGAGTTTGTCTTCATTGAATTATGTCTCGCCAAAGTGTGCATGTTAGCTGTAATCGTCGTACAACTGTGTCGTGGGTAAAATACAGCCAGTCGATAGCTGAATTTACAATCTGAATTGAAAATCTGTGTAAGTATCCGGAAAGAAATCAATCCATGATCTCGGCCGAACGAACTGCTGGATAAATCAGACCCCGTTACAGATGAGGTTCCGATCCAGACTTTCATGTCAGACAAAGTTGTCACCGGATCGGTGATGAAATCACCTGATGATGAAACTGGGAGTCAAACATAATGAAGGGATATTCAAACATAGAACACGAGTTTCAATCGGGCAACACCCGAAGGTGAAGCGCTGTTGTTTTCCCGAATCAGTGTTGTGGAAAATATCAGATGATGTGCTCCCGGAGGTGTGTTTATGAACACATGGAGCGTCTCGTAGAGGATTGTGAAAAAGGATTGAATCGGTCATTCCGATTCTACAGCGTTGTGAACTCCGCGTTAGATCGGCCTGTAATCCATAAATCTCCTGCAGTTGATAGAGGGGGTATAACTGGTTTATTCGCAGGCAAATCCTCATGCTTGCCAAGTTTAGCCACTTTAGGTTAAGTCGGGGAAGTGTCTGCTGGGGCATGATGCTTCGAGAAGGTGTTTTTTTCGGTTTTCATTACGGAATCCGGTAACCGAGAATGAAATTCCACATAACGGAGGCTGAATCGTCTCAGAAATACCGATTGAGAACGAATGATAACTGTAAACACAGCCTTGAGATGGTGCGCTTGTACTGCTACTATTGGGGCTTACGTGGAAAGAATCCAGACTGTCAGAAGGCAGGTCGGGTGGTCCTGGCGTGAACAATTTCAGCATTCACTGGTTTTATAATCGTTGCAACTGCAGAGAACACGATTAAAGTCAGCAGTTGGTCCGCAAATGGTCTGTATTGTTGTGGCGAGTGACCAGTCAGCCTTTCCGAATAAACAGGGTATTAATTTCCTGAAGTTAGCCTCTCGTATCAGGCTCCTCAAAAGATAACAGCCGAGGAAGGCCCCCATTTGGTGCGGACCCGGTCAAAGAAAGTGGGAGTTGTCCGTTGTTAAGAGCGATCATAAGTGATATTCACGGTAATCTCGAAGCGCTGGAAGCTGTTCTGGCAGATATTGACAGCCGTGAGATCAGTGAGATTTATTGCCTGGGCGATATTATCGGCTACGGTCCGAATCCGCGCGAATGTATTGACCTGGTAAGAAAACGCTGCCAGAAGTCATTGCTGGGTAACCATGATCAGGCAGCATTATTTGATCCGGAAGGTTTCAATGCGGGCGCTGAACGGGCCATCTTCTGGACACGTCGCATGCTGGAAACCGGCGATGCCTCGAAGAATCAGGATCGTTGGGATTTTCTGGGCGAATTACCTCGCATGATCCGCGAAGATAAACTCCTGTTTGTGCATGGTTCTGCACGGAATCCATTGAACGAATATGTGTTTCCGGAAGACATCTACAATCAGCGAAAAATGGAGCGGATTTTTGGTCTGGTCGACCAGTACTGCTTCCAGGGACACACACATATTCCCGGAGTTTTCACAGAAAGTATGAATTTTCTTGCTCCGGATGAAATAGATTACGTTTACCCCTTTGGCCAGGAAAAATTCCTGGTGAATGTGGGCTCGGTCGGTCAGCCACGTGATGCAGATAATCGTTCTTCCTATGTGATCATCGATGATGAGAAAGTGTCGTTCTGCCGCGTCGAATATGATTTTAATACGACCGCTGAAAAAATTTATGATATTCCTGATTTAGACAACTTCTTAGGCGACCGCCTGCGGGATGGTCGATAACAATGGAACAAAAACGTCTCTTACTATTCGTCACACTGTCAGCATCCATGTTATTTTTCTGGCAGCTGTTCATTAACCCGAAAATCGCTCCTCCACCCGCAGCGCAAAACGTCGTCGAGAATGACGCAAAAGATCCTCAGGGTGCCGATGCGCCGCTAGTGGCGAAAAAACCGGATCTCCCTGGTGCAGATAAAGGAGCGGAGGTAAAACCGGCTCCCCCTGAAGCAGAACTGCTGAAAAATCCTCAACGCACGATACTGCTGGGCTCTCTGGATCCTGATTCGGGCTATTTTCTGCAGACAAAAATTTCGACAACAGGAGCGTCTCTGGTTGAGGCACACCTGAATGATCCGTTATACCGCGATCTGAATAATCCCAAACAACCGTTGAAAATTCTGGGTGAATTTGCAGCCGGTAAAGACTTCAAACGCAGCCTGGATCTGAATGTGGCACAACTGGATGCCAAACTGGCCGCGTTAAACACAGACTGTCACTCTGCCAACTGGAAAGTTCTGGAACTGGTAAAAGATCCGGATGATCCCAAACTCTATCAGTCAGTTCTCCTGAGTCTGACAGCCCCGGATGGCAGCATTGAAGTACAGAAGAAATACGAACTCAAGAAATATCCGGTTCCAGAGGGAAAAGATTTTCGTGAGTTTCGCGACACCGATCAGGCAGGGTACATGGTTCACTTTGATATCAAAGTGGTCAACCACAGTCAGGCGGCACAGAAGCTGGATTATCAGCTATTGGGGCCGATCGGGATTCCTCTGGAAAATGCCGAAAACACCCGCAAGTATCGCGATCTGCGGATTGGCTTTCTGCAGGATGACAAGAGCGTTGAAACGGAAATCTTTACTGCCCCCGACATCATTGAAAATGTGAATGCGCAGCAGGTCGAGAAGTACAGCCGGGCGTTTCAGTATGCCGGTGTGGATATTCAATACTTCGCTGCTCTCCTGACGCCGGACGGAAAAAACTACGATCCCCAGCTCGTTAACGGCGAAATGCAGTCCAATTATTCGGCCAGTATCGAGCCTGTCCTGGTCCAGCGAGGATTGAGGGATGAAACACAGAGCCGGATCACGGTTCAAGTTAATTCGAAGGATCTGGATCTGGCACCCGGTGGCGATATCACACACAGCTATGCGATGTATACCGGACCAAAACGGGAATCTCTGCTGGGGCCCCCACTGAATGCAACCGAAATTATGGACCTGGGTATTTTCGGGCCGGTTGCCAAGCTGATGCTGTGGCTGTTGACCACCCTGCATGGATTTGGCCTGTCCTATGGAATTGCCATTATCTGCCTGACGATCATCGTGCGTGGCAGTCTGTATCCGCTTTCGCGCAAGCAGGCGATTGGTGCCCAGAAAATGAAAGAGTTACAGCCACAGATTGCTGAACTCAAAAAGAAATACGGGGATGATCGCGAGAAGCTGGGCCGGGCGCAGATGGAGCTGTTCAGCAAGAACAACTATAACCCCCTGGCGGGCTGTCTGCCGATTTTCATGCAGCTGCCGATTTTCTTTGGTCTGTATACCGCTTTGAACAACGCCGTCCAGCTGCGGGGCACTCCTTTCCTGTGGGTGGATAACCTGGCTGCTCCGGACGCCCTGTTTCAGATGCCGTTTGCCATTCCCTTCCTGGGAGACCAGTTTAACCTGCTGCCTATTGTGACCGTTGGATTGTTCGTCATGCAGCAGAAACTGTTCATGCCGCCGCCAACTGATAAAGATCAGGAACTGCAGCACAAAATCATGAACTACATGATGATCGGGATGGGATTCATGTTCTATCATGTTCCCGCAGGTCTGTGCGTGTACTTCATCGCCTCCAGCCTGTGGGGGATCTGTGAGCGAAAGCTGCTGGACTTCCAGTCCAAACGCCGTCCGTCGACCATTGTGGGATCTGATCCGAATGTGATCGACGTCGAAGCCAAATCGAAGAAAACCCAGAATCGAAAAAAACAGACTGATGAAAATGAGCCACCCGCCAAAAAAGGCTGGTTTGCCCGACTCCAGGAAATTGCGGATCAGGCACAGGAGCAGGCAGCATTGAACGATCGGCGACAGGAGAATTCCCGCGATAAAGGAACGGGGAAAAAATCCAAAAAACGCCGCTAGACTGTGTCCCGTTTTCTGTAGCCTCTCCTGGACCATTTGGACCGGGTGTACCAGCTTGTCAGACGATCTGGTTAAATGTGATGCGCCATGGACTGTGTCTGGATTCAGGATGCGGTTATGTCTGGTTTTCTCTTAAGCGAGAAGCTTCCCAGCGGACCTGCTCCTGAAATGTTTCTTTACGAGATTCGGCATGAATCTGCAATTTGATGATACGATTGTCGCGTTGGCCTCTGCACCGGGTAGTGGTGCAGCAGGTCTGATACGTATTAGCGGAAACGAGATTCTTCCCTGTCTGCAAGACTGTTTTGACTCTGATGCGAAATGGCAGAACTCCCGACTGCCGACTCGTTATTCCGGCACCATCAAACTGGCAGGCTCCGATTCCCGGTTGCCAGGGGCGCTCTATTTCTGGCCAACTGCGCGTAGTTTCACCGGTCAGCCTCTGGCCGAATTTCACACAGTCAGTTCGCCTCCCCTGCTGGAGTCGGCCATCGAGAATCTGGCAGCGCATGGTGCCCGGATGGCGCGACCGGGCGAATTCACGCTGCGTGCTTTCCTGGCAGGACGCGTCGATCTCGTCCAGGCAGAAGCGGTGCTCGGGGTGATTGATGCCTACGATCATGAAGAGTTGAATCTGGCACTCAGCCAACTGGCAGGAGGCGTTTCTACCAGGATCGGAGCTGCCCGGGTGGATCTGCTGGAACTGCTGTCTGAGCTTGAAGCAGGTCTGGATTTTGTCGAAGAAGATATAGAATTTATTGATCGTGAAACACTGGTCAACCGTCTGCAGAAGATTCGTGAGTTCTGCGAACAACTGTATCTTGACTCTTCGGAACGGATGGAATCGACGGGCAGCCTGTCACTCGTACTGGCTGGTCTGCCGAATGCAGGCAAGAGTACATTGTATAATGCCCTGGTCGGTGATGAGCAGGCAGCACTGGTGTCAGATATCGAAGGCACCACCCGTGATTACCTGGTGACCTCACTCAACTGGAGCGGTCAACCGATTCAACTGATTGATACAGCAGGTCTGGAAGCTGGCGTACATGAGATTTCAGTCTCTGCCCAGCAGTTTCGCCAGCAGCAGATGGCACAGGCAGATCTGGTCGTCTGGTGTACTGCAGCGGACCTGCGTCCCGAATTGCGCAGCATTGATCAATCACAGCGCACGCAGCTTGCTGAATCACTTAATGTCATCACAGTGCTGACGAAAAGTGATCTCTCCCCTGCTCTGAATGGGGACGCCGCCTGCGAGGTGGCGTTGAGTGTAGCTGAAGAATCGGGACTGGAAGATCTTAAGCATGCGGTTCTCTCGCGTTTGAGTGAATCCCGGCGGGGCAGTCGCCAGTTGATTGGTTCAACGGCCTCCCGTTGTCGCGACAGTCTGCGTCAGGCAGGACACTCTCTGCAGGCGGCGGAAGAAGCCGCGCAGTTACAAGTAGGAGAGGAACTGGTTGCGATTGAGATTCGCGGAGCCCTGCAGCATCTGGGGCAGATCGTCGGGCAGGTTTATACCGATGACATTCTGGATCGCATCTTCAGTAAGTTCTGTATCGGCAAATAATTATTTGCTTTCAGGCGTATGCTGATGCACCCATTCGGGGACGGTTCCGAACTCAATTCCCAGTTGCGGTACGAAATAGAACCACATAAATGCGGTCAACAGGAAGACCCCGATCAAATTGAGAATAATACCGTACCTGAGCATGTCTGACATTCTGATTTTTCCCGATGCAAATACAATGGCATTGGGAGGCGTGGCAATCGGCATTGTGAAGGCGCAGCTGGCCGAAATGGCAGCGGGAATCATGATCAGACGCGGATCGATGCCGAGACTGACGGCCGTCGCCGCCATGATGGGCAGCACTGTATTCACGGTGGCAATATTGGATGTAAATTCCGTCAGAAATGTCAGCATTAGACACGCGGCAAAGATGAGTGCCCAGGCAGGCCAGCCTGTGATGCGTTCGGAAAATACCTCTCCCACCCAACCAGAGAGATCGGTGCTGCTGAACGCACTGGCGATTGCAAACCCGCCCCCAATCAACAGCAGCACTCCCCAGGGAAGACGTTCTGCCGTTTCCCAGTCCATCAGGTATTGCGTCTCCCCCTGCTCCGATTTCTGAGCAGGGATCGCAAACATGAGTAACGCCATGCCCATGGCTACCGTGGAATCGTGTACCCAGCCTGATGCAGAATTGACGGAGATTCCCCACTTGGTCAGAAAGTGGATAGGAAGAGTTTCCCAGCCCGGCAGTAGAACAGTCTCTTCACCAAACGTAAGGGGCTTTCGGGTGATCCATAATACGGCTGTAATCACAAACACCATCAACATCAGAATCTCGGGACGTGTCGGTTTTCCCAGCTGTCTGACATGTTCATTGATGATCGCTTTGGATGACTCTTTTGAACTCGCCAGCTTTGGCATATTCCAGCAGAGTACGATCCAGGTCAGCATCAAAAAGGTAATGCCAAACGGGATGACCATAATCATCCACTCACCTGCAGATAATTGTGGGCCGTCTGGAAACTGAGAAGTCCAGATTGACTGAAATGCAATATTGGTCGGCGTTCCAATAAGTGTTGTTACCCCGCCAATGCTCGCAGAATAGGCAATGCCCAGCAGTAAAGCGACCGAGAAGTGTTGGATGGCTTTTGAGGAATCTTCCTGGGACTCAAACATCGCCAGTTCGGAGATCGAACCGATGATCGCCATGCCGATAGGCAGCATGAGTAGAGTCGACGCGGTATTGCTGATCCACATCGAGAGAAACGCGGTGGCGAATAAAAAACCGAGTACAACCCGACGTGGACTGCTGCCTATGACTCGAATCGTGTTCAAAGCGATGCGTCGGTGCACGCCCCACTTTTCAATGCCCAGTGCAATGATGAATCCCCCCATATACAGGAAAATATTCTCATTAATATAAGAACCACTGACGGTTTTTGGATTTTGAATGCCAAAAATGGGGAACGCCACCAGGGGGATCAGGCTGGTGGCGGCGATGGGAATGGCCTGTGTCATCCACAGGATTGCCATTAAAGCTGTGACCGCGGCGAGACGCTGAGCCGAGGGAGTCATGTCTGCAGGGGTTGGCAGATTCAGGATGACCATAAACGCAATCACGCTGAACAGTTTCCCGTAGAAGGGAATTCTGCTTTCTCCCGAATGTGATGAGTCGCCAATCACGAATAGAGTTATCCCGTATTATCTCAGTACAACATTCGTAGAGAGTAAGAGTCAAGATCAGGATGCGAACGGTTATTCGTCATCGGATGTCGGGTGAATGAACTGATGACCTTTGGGGCGTACGGTCAGGACCGGGCAGGATGCCTTGCGGACCACTTTCTCTGCGACACTGCCCAGCAGCAGGTGTGCGGTGAAAGAACGTCCGTGTGTACCCACCACAATCAGGTCGATTTCTTCCCGCTTGGCATATTTCAGAATATCGACAAACGGATTTCCGTGTACCCAGTGGGTTGAAATTTCCAGGCCTGCTTTGTCTTCATCCAGAATCCAGTTGTCTAACCGGGTTTTGGCAAAGTTTTCAAAGTCTTCTTTGGGAGGCAAGGCATAGCTCTCGAACATCGGCATATAGACCACAGGGTCTTCAATGACGTGCAGCAGATGCAACTGGGCACCGAATTTTTTCGCCAGTTCGACTGCATACTGAGTCGCTGCCTGAGAGGTTTCGCTGAAGTCTGTTGGTATCAGGATTTTTTTGATGTCGATCATGAGCGGTTCCCTTGTGTTTTCCGAGCTGGCAATCTCTGCGTATGTTGCGAGAAGAGTTTATTATAAGAGGTGTTTGTCTGGAAACAATAGCCGGGGAAACCGCAATCGGGGATTCAGTCAACTGTTTTTTTAAATTGTAAAGAAATCGGAGTCCTCGTTTGTGAATCTGCCGGGTTCTCCTTATGATAAAAGTATCTCTGCCCGACAGTCGCAGGGTTAACGTCATTGAAAAATGGAACAACTAGAGCATTATAAACGTTCATATTGTGGAGTCAGATAATGGAAAAATGGCCTATTGGTGTATTCGCTTCGGTTGACGCCGGATTAGGAGTGCATTTTGACGTGGTTCAGGAGTTGGGAATTCCTACCGTACAGATCCATGCACCTCACAAACAGACGCGAACTCCCGAAGTGGCACAGGAATTCCTGGAACGCTGCAATTCTGCCGGGATCAAACTCACCTGTGTGTTCGGCGGATTTGATGGTGAAAGCTATGCAGACATCCCCACTACAAAACAGACCGTGGGACTGGTTCCCGCTGAAACACGAGCAGCCCGTGTTGAGGAAATGAAAGAGATTTCTGACTTTGCGAAATTGCTTGGATGCGATACGGTCGCTTTGCATATTGGCTTTGTTCCTGAAGATCGTGATTCAGACAATTACAAAGAACTGGTGTCGGTTACACAGGGCCTGCTGGATCATGTCAAAGTCAATGGACAGAACCTGAATCTGGAAACGGGACAGGAATCCGCAGACCACCTGCTTGATTTTATCAGTGATGTCGGTCGAGATAATCTGAAGATCAACTTTGACCCTGCCAATATGATTCTGTACGGAACCGGTGATCCTATCGCTGCTCTGAAACGGGTAGGACATCTGGTGGGTAGTGTCCACTGTAAAGATGCGACCTGGGCAGCAGAGGAGAAACGGGGGATTGACTGGGGCGCGGAAGTTCCTCTCGGCGAAGGTGATGTCGGCATGGGGACCTATCTGCGGACTCTGGATGATATCGGTTACACCGGTCCTCTGACGATCGAACGGGAAATTCCCGAGGATCGCGAACAGCAGAAGACGGATATTGGCAAGGCCGTTTCGCTGTTAACCGAGCTGAAAAAGCAACTGGGTTAATTCGAACCGTCCCCTGCTCTTCGAAACTGGCAAAGTGATTGTTGCGGAGACCGTCTGTGAAAAATCTGATTGAAGACGTGACCTGTGCCGGGTGTTATTGCGCATGTGACGACATTCGGCTGGAAACTGACGGTCAGCAGATTCAGGAAGTTCAGACCACCTGCTCACAGGGGCAGGCCTGGTTTGAACGCGCGGCGACCACAGATCAGCTGGTTCCACAGATCCAGGGGCAGCCTGTTTCTCAAACAACAGCCATCGAACGGGCAGTCGAACTGATTCAACAGGCGCAGGCACCGCTTGTGACCGGTTTCTCGCAGACTTCAACCGATACCCAGCGCGCTGCTGTCGCGTTAGCAGATCAGACAGGAGCGAGCATCGACACTGGTGCAACTGCTGTAACCAGGGCCCTGCAGCAGGTGGGAGAGGCCACATGTACTCTCGGCGAAGTGCGCAGTCGTGCCGACCTGATTATTTACTGGGGGGCTGCGGACCTTCTGAGCAATGCCCGTCACAGACAGTCACTGGTAACAACTTCCCCGGAAATTACACGTAAAACCGTCGTGATGGGGGAAGCAGGTTCACTTGTGTCTGACTTTGCAGATGAGTGCATTCAGATCGAACCAGAGCGGGAACTTGAAGTGATCTGGCAACTGCGTGCTCTGCTGAAAGGGGTGGACCTCGCCGGAAAAGAACCGGTGGGAATTGCGGAAGCAGAACTGCAGTCGCTGGCTTCACAACTGAAACAGAGTAAATACATCGTCTTTTTTACCGGACCGGCTTTCAAGCAGGGGCTCCTGGCGCATCGCAAGCTGGAAGCACTTTCACTGCTGGTCAAGGAAATTCAAAGCGAACGCCGCTGCCATGCGATCACAGTCCCCAATTCCAGTGAGACCAAAGGGGCAGAACATGTACTGGCCTGGCAGACAGGATATGCGGCTACAGTCAATTTTGCTTCCGGATTTCCCCGCTACTCACCAGGCGAATACCAGGCCACTCGGTTGCTGGAACAGTCTCAGGTCGATCTGTGTATCCTGACGGGGGGGAATCCCCTGGCAGGATTATCAGATAAGGCGATTAAGAATCTGAAACAAGTCGCTTCCATCCTGGCTGGTCCTGTATTGCTTCCGGATTTTCAACCCGATGTGTTCCTGCCGACGGGCATCACAGGGATTCATTTTCCCGGTTCGATGTA is from Gimesia maris and encodes:
- a CDS encoding tRNA modification GTPase, yielding MNLQFDDTIVALASAPGSGAAGLIRISGNEILPCLQDCFDSDAKWQNSRLPTRYSGTIKLAGSDSRLPGALYFWPTARSFTGQPLAEFHTVSSPPLLESAIENLAAHGARMARPGEFTLRAFLAGRVDLVQAEAVLGVIDAYDHEELNLALSQLAGGVSTRIGAARVDLLELLSELEAGLDFVEEDIEFIDRETLVNRLQKIREFCEQLYLDSSERMESTGSLSLVLAGLPNAGKSTLYNALVGDEQAALVSDIEGTTRDYLVTSLNWSGQPIQLIDTAGLEAGVHEISVSAQQFRQQQMAQADLVVWCTAADLRPELRSIDQSQRTQLAESLNVITVLTKSDLSPALNGDAACEVALSVAEESGLEDLKHAVLSRLSESRRGSRQLIGSTASRCRDSLRQAGHSLQAAEEAAQLQVGEELVAIEIRGALQHLGQIVGQVYTDDILDRIFSKFCIGK
- a CDS encoding sugar phosphate isomerase/epimerase family protein, with translation MEKWPIGVFASVDAGLGVHFDVVQELGIPTVQIHAPHKQTRTPEVAQEFLERCNSAGIKLTCVFGGFDGESYADIPTTKQTVGLVPAETRAARVEEMKEISDFAKLLGCDTVALHIGFVPEDRDSDNYKELVSVTQGLLDHVKVNGQNLNLETGQESADHLLDFISDVGRDNLKINFDPANMILYGTGDPIAALKRVGHLVGSVHCKDATWAAEEKRGIDWGAEVPLGEGDVGMGTYLRTLDDIGYTGPLTIEREIPEDREQQKTDIGKAVSLLTELKKQLG
- a CDS encoding SLC13 family permease, which translates into the protein MIGDSSHSGESRIPFYGKLFSVIAFMVILNLPTPADMTPSAQRLAAVTALMAILWMTQAIPIAATSLIPLVAFPIFGIQNPKTVSGSYINENIFLYMGGFIIALGIEKWGVHRRIALNTIRVIGSSPRRVVLGFLFATAFLSMWISNTASTLLMLPIGMAIIGSISELAMFESQEDSSKAIQHFSVALLLGIAYSASIGGVTTLIGTPTNIAFQSIWTSQFPDGPQLSAGEWMIMVIPFGITFLMLTWIVLCWNMPKLASSKESSKAIINEHVRQLGKPTRPEILMLMVFVITAVLWITRKPLTFGEETVLLPGWETLPIHFLTKWGISVNSASGWVHDSTVAMGMALLMFAIPAQKSEQGETQYLMDWETAERLPWGVLLLIGGGFAIASAFSSTDLSGWVGEVFSERITGWPAWALIFAACLMLTFLTEFTSNIATVNTVLPIMAATAVSLGIDPRLIMIPAAISASCAFTMPIATPPNAIVFASGKIRMSDMLRYGIILNLIGVFLLTAFMWFYFVPQLGIEFGTVPEWVHQHTPESK
- a CDS encoding sigma-54-dependent transcriptional regulator, which gives rise to MKTNSGSLLVVDDDQYILEAMADYLRSLGHRTETSLSCLDAIERLKEFPFQVVVCDVNLPDQDGFHLLEWVKDHAPDTAVIMLTGYGTIESAVEAIRLGAFEYLTKPVIDEELSLTIERCLDQRKVVEENKSLKAQLDQRFGLSNIVGQDYKMQKMFDLIESVADTRTTVLVLGENGTGKTMTARAIHQLSDRCNQPFVEVACGALPDSLLESELFGHKAGSFTGASHDKIGKFLQADGGTLFLDEIATASPSLQVKLLRVLQDREFEAVGDNVTHSVDIRLILATNQNLEEMVAKGEFRQDLYYRINVITLTQPALRERISDIPLLIEHYLKVYNEQIGKSINGFDASATQAMLKYSWPGNVRELINVVERCVVLTKGDYIRMHDLPEQIRQEQSYSLSPENRISNGSLKTALANPERQIIIEALEANGWNRQNTSKALGINRTTLYKKMKKYDIDFEKQLMH
- a CDS encoding metallophosphoesterase family protein; amino-acid sequence: MLRAIISDIHGNLEALEAVLADIDSREISEIYCLGDIIGYGPNPRECIDLVRKRCQKSLLGNHDQAALFDPEGFNAGAERAIFWTRRMLETGDASKNQDRWDFLGELPRMIREDKLLFVHGSARNPLNEYVFPEDIYNQRKMERIFGLVDQYCFQGHTHIPGVFTESMNFLAPDEIDYVYPFGQEKFLVNVGSVGQPRDADNRSSYVIIDDEKVSFCRVEYDFNTTAEKIYDIPDLDNFLGDRLRDGR
- a CDS encoding YidC/Oxa1 family insertase periplasmic-domain containing protein, with product MEQKRLLLFVTLSASMLFFWQLFINPKIAPPPAAQNVVENDAKDPQGADAPLVAKKPDLPGADKGAEVKPAPPEAELLKNPQRTILLGSLDPDSGYFLQTKISTTGASLVEAHLNDPLYRDLNNPKQPLKILGEFAAGKDFKRSLDLNVAQLDAKLAALNTDCHSANWKVLELVKDPDDPKLYQSVLLSLTAPDGSIEVQKKYELKKYPVPEGKDFREFRDTDQAGYMVHFDIKVVNHSQAAQKLDYQLLGPIGIPLENAENTRKYRDLRIGFLQDDKSVETEIFTAPDIIENVNAQQVEKYSRAFQYAGVDIQYFAALLTPDGKNYDPQLVNGEMQSNYSASIEPVLVQRGLRDETQSRITVQVNSKDLDLAPGGDITHSYAMYTGPKRESLLGPPLNATEIMDLGIFGPVAKLMLWLLTTLHGFGLSYGIAIICLTIIVRGSLYPLSRKQAIGAQKMKELQPQIAELKKKYGDDREKLGRAQMELFSKNNYNPLAGCLPIFMQLPIFFGLYTALNNAVQLRGTPFLWVDNLAAPDALFQMPFAIPFLGDQFNLLPIVTVGLFVMQQKLFMPPPTDKDQELQHKIMNYMMIGMGFMFYHVPAGLCVYFIASSLWGICERKLLDFQSKRRPSTIVGSDPNVIDVEAKSKKTQNRKKQTDENEPPAKKGWFARLQEIADQAQEQAALNDRRQENSRDKGTGKKSKKRR
- a CDS encoding universal stress protein, with translation MIDIKKILIPTDFSETSQAATQYAVELAKKFGAQLHLLHVIEDPVVYMPMFESYALPPKEDFENFAKTRLDNWILDEDKAGLEISTHWVHGNPFVDILKYAKREEIDLIVVGTHGRSFTAHLLLGSVAEKVVRKASCPVLTVRPKGHQFIHPTSDDE